Proteins from a genomic interval of Streptomyces fodineus:
- a CDS encoding oxidoreductase, with the protein MSAAYASFGLAPATRAGGVLADGGYQVHRDFVDFLVDGRPLLFRLSDLDAVSPLASDIPPAIFTAQVRALLLEDEPPLPDGRFVIYGCPECADLACGAVTAVIEHDGEDYIWRDFAWQTDERADLELNGYHGIGPFRFRGPEYRAALTALSEGPPRRRVLLIGARVAVLAKLAAALRTIGIGADITQDARAVPAEELRGYGAVAFGRAVGEPERAAVLEAFERAGVEVARVDGLAPIVPLLVAQIEHALDRSPLPQRRLTGLAADRGTADIEVTSACRVRITAYRLDRLYRTRTREVFDGVLDPGRHRVPLDPRAVKGEAYVVARTTGGVLTAPVTGGRKPS; encoded by the coding sequence ATGTCTGCCGCATACGCGTCCTTCGGCCTGGCACCGGCGACCCGCGCCGGCGGTGTGCTCGCCGACGGCGGCTACCAGGTCCACCGCGACTTCGTGGACTTCCTCGTGGACGGCCGCCCGCTGCTGTTCCGGCTGTCCGACCTGGACGCCGTCTCCCCGCTCGCCTCGGACATCCCGCCCGCCATCTTCACCGCGCAGGTGCGCGCGCTGCTGCTGGAGGACGAACCGCCGCTCCCGGACGGCCGGTTCGTCATCTACGGCTGCCCCGAGTGCGCGGACCTGGCCTGCGGAGCGGTCACCGCCGTCATCGAGCACGACGGCGAGGACTACATCTGGCGGGACTTCGCCTGGCAGACGGACGAGCGGGCCGACCTGGAGCTGAACGGCTACCACGGCATAGGGCCGTTCCGCTTCCGCGGCCCCGAGTACCGCGCCGCCCTGACCGCCCTGAGCGAAGGCCCGCCCCGCCGGCGGGTGCTGCTGATCGGCGCCCGGGTCGCGGTCCTGGCCAAGCTGGCGGCCGCGCTGCGCACCATCGGCATCGGCGCCGACATCACCCAGGACGCCCGGGCCGTCCCCGCCGAGGAACTGCGCGGCTACGGCGCGGTCGCCTTCGGCCGCGCGGTCGGCGAGCCGGAACGCGCCGCCGTACTGGAGGCCTTCGAGCGCGCCGGAGTCGAGGTCGCCCGCGTGGACGGCCTGGCGCCGATCGTGCCGCTGCTCGTCGCCCAGATCGAGCACGCCCTGGACCGCAGCCCTCTCCCGCAGCGCCGGCTCACCGGGCTGGCCGCCGACAGAGGCACGGCGGACATCGAGGTGACCTCCGCGTGCCGGGTGCGGATCACCGCGTACCGCCTCGACCGGCTCTACCGCACCCGCACCCGCGAGGTGTTCGACGGCGTCCTGGACCCCGGCCGGCACCGCGTCCCGCTGGACCCGCGGGCGGTCAAGGGGGAGGCGTACGTCGTCGCCCGTACGACGGGGGGCGTGCTCACGGCGCCGGTCACCGGCGGAAGGAAACCGAGCTGA
- a CDS encoding FAD-dependent oxidoreductase, giving the protein MIVVGSGVAGLTTAVVLAESGRRVRVWAREPAGHTTSAVAGGLWWPYRIEPEPLVGAWALESLAVYEELADRPEETGVRLVDGVHRGTRLDELGAWAGRVAGLRTTADGLAARLPVIDMPVHLAWLRERLAKAAGVVEAHEVTDLAAVPAPVVVNCAGLGARSLVPDPAVHPVRGQLVVVENPGITTWFTSVDRSCDASTYFIPQPGGLLLGGTAEEGDWSLEPDPATAAAIVARCAAVHPEIADARVLAHRVGLRPARHAVRLERQPLPDGRALVHNYGHGGAGVTVAWGCAREAAGLAFPAV; this is encoded by the coding sequence GTGATCGTGGTCGGGAGCGGGGTCGCCGGGCTGACGACGGCCGTGGTGCTGGCCGAGTCCGGGCGCCGGGTACGGGTGTGGGCGCGGGAGCCCGCCGGGCATACGACCTCGGCGGTCGCCGGCGGCCTGTGGTGGCCGTACCGCATCGAACCCGAGCCTCTGGTCGGTGCGTGGGCGCTCGAGTCCCTCGCCGTGTACGAGGAGCTGGCGGACCGGCCCGAGGAGACGGGCGTACGCCTGGTCGACGGCGTACACCGCGGGACCCGGCTGGACGAGCTGGGCGCCTGGGCGGGCCGGGTGGCGGGCCTGCGGACCACGGCCGACGGTCTTGCGGCCCGGCTGCCGGTGATCGACATGCCGGTGCATCTGGCGTGGCTGCGGGAACGGCTCGCGAAGGCCGCTGGCGTGGTGGAGGCGCACGAGGTGACCGACCTCGCCGCCGTGCCCGCCCCGGTCGTGGTGAACTGCGCGGGCCTCGGGGCGCGTTCGCTGGTGCCGGACCCGGCGGTGCATCCGGTGCGCGGGCAGCTGGTGGTCGTGGAGAACCCCGGGATCACCACCTGGTTCACCTCCGTCGACCGCTCCTGCGACGCCTCCACGTACTTCATCCCCCAGCCGGGCGGGCTGCTGCTCGGCGGTACGGCGGAGGAGGGCGACTGGTCCCTGGAGCCGGACCCGGCCACCGCGGCGGCGATCGTGGCCCGGTGTGCGGCGGTCCACCCCGAGATCGCGGACGCACGGGTGCTGGCCCACCGTGTGGGCCTGCGCCCGGCCCGGCACGCGGTACGCCTGGAACGGCAGCCCCTGCCGGACGGCCGCGCCCTGGTGCACAACTACGGGCACGGCGGGGCGGGGGTCACGGTGGCGTGGGGGTGCGCACGGGAGGCGGCGGGGCTGGCGTTTCCCGCGGTGTGA
- a CDS encoding macro domain-containing protein has product MSEITYVRGDATVPSVKGAKVIAHVCNDIGGWGKGFVLALSRRWPEPEGAYRAWHRDRAHNDFGLGAVQLVRVEPSVWVANMIGQRGIRRGSKGVPVRYEAIDTALARLAGEVTGLGASVHMPRIGCGLAGGTWSRIEPLVTERLVKRGIAVTVYDHGEGR; this is encoded by the coding sequence ATGTCGGAGATCACGTATGTCCGGGGTGACGCCACCGTGCCGTCGGTCAAGGGCGCCAAGGTGATCGCCCATGTCTGCAACGACATCGGGGGCTGGGGGAAGGGCTTCGTCCTCGCCCTCTCGCGCCGCTGGCCGGAGCCGGAGGGGGCATACCGCGCCTGGCACCGCGACCGCGCCCACAACGACTTCGGGCTGGGCGCGGTGCAGCTGGTCCGGGTCGAGCCGTCCGTGTGGGTGGCCAACATGATCGGCCAGCGCGGCATCAGAAGGGGCAGCAAGGGCGTACCCGTCCGCTACGAGGCGATCGACACCGCCCTCGCCCGCCTCGCCGGCGAAGTGACCGGGCTCGGCGCGTCCGTGCACATGCCCCGCATAGGCTGCGGCCTGGCGGGCGGCACCTGGTCCCGCATAGAGCCGCTCGTCACCGAGCGGCTGGTGAAGCGGGGGATAGCTGTCACGGTGTACGACCACGGGGAGGGCCGATGA
- a CDS encoding ABC-F family ATP-binding cassette domain-containing protein, with amino-acid sequence MTATLVAKNLAAGHGDRSLFSGLDLVVAPGDVIGLVGANGAGKSTLLRLLAGLTPPEQGELRLSPPAATVGHLPQEPERRPGETVREFLARRTGVAEAQRVMDEATQALVDGAPGADDAYATALERWLGLGGADLEERAEDVADSLGLAVDLDQPMTSLSGGQAARAGLASLLLSRYDVFLLDEPTNDLDLDGLERLERFVTGLRAGTVVVSHDREFLTRTVTKVLELDLAQGQINLYGGGYDAYLEEREVARRHARADYEEYADKKAALQDRAQMQRSWMDKGVKNARRKAGNDNDKIGRKFRSEASEKQAAKARQTQRMIERLDVVEEPRKEWELRMEIAAAPRSGAVVATLRDAEVRRGDFTLGPVSLQIDWADRVAVTGANGAGKSTLLGALLGRVPLDSGHAALGSGVLVGEVDQARKLFHGPETLLDAFCAAVPDTEPADVRTLLAKFGLRSDHVLRPAATLSPGERTRAALALLQGRGVNLLVLDEPTNHLDLPAIEQLEQALDAYEGTLLLVTHDRRMLDAVRVTRRLEVADGKVTER; translated from the coding sequence ATGACTGCCACCCTCGTCGCCAAGAACCTCGCCGCCGGGCACGGCGACCGTTCCCTCTTCTCCGGGCTCGACCTCGTCGTCGCGCCCGGCGATGTGATCGGTCTCGTCGGTGCCAACGGCGCGGGCAAGTCCACCCTGCTGCGGCTGCTCGCCGGACTCACCCCGCCCGAGCAGGGCGAGCTCAGGCTGTCCCCGCCGGCCGCGACCGTCGGCCATCTGCCGCAGGAGCCGGAGCGCAGGCCGGGAGAGACCGTCCGGGAGTTCCTGGCCCGTCGCACGGGTGTCGCCGAGGCACAGCGCGTCATGGACGAGGCCACCCAGGCACTCGTGGACGGCGCCCCCGGCGCCGACGACGCCTACGCGACCGCCCTGGAGCGCTGGCTCGGCCTCGGGGGCGCCGATCTGGAGGAGCGCGCGGAGGACGTCGCAGACTCCCTCGGTCTCGCCGTCGACCTGGACCAGCCGATGACCTCGCTGTCCGGCGGCCAGGCGGCCCGCGCCGGTCTCGCCTCGCTCCTGCTCTCCCGGTACGACGTGTTCCTCCTGGACGAGCCCACCAACGACCTCGACCTCGACGGCCTGGAGCGCCTGGAACGCTTCGTCACCGGACTGCGCGCCGGCACGGTCGTCGTCAGCCACGACCGCGAGTTCCTCACCCGCACCGTCACCAAGGTCCTCGAACTCGACCTGGCCCAGGGGCAGATCAACCTCTACGGCGGCGGCTACGACGCCTACCTGGAGGAACGCGAGGTCGCCCGCCGACACGCCCGCGCGGACTACGAGGAGTACGCCGACAAGAAGGCCGCCCTCCAGGACCGTGCGCAGATGCAGCGGTCCTGGATGGACAAGGGCGTGAAGAACGCCCGGCGCAAGGCCGGCAACGACAACGACAAGATCGGCCGCAAGTTCCGCAGCGAGGCCAGCGAGAAACAGGCCGCCAAGGCGCGGCAGACCCAGCGCATGATCGAGCGCCTGGACGTGGTCGAGGAGCCGCGCAAGGAGTGGGAACTGCGCATGGAGATCGCCGCCGCCCCGCGCTCCGGCGCGGTCGTGGCGACCCTGCGGGACGCCGAGGTGCGGCGCGGCGACTTCACGCTGGGCCCGGTGTCCCTGCAGATCGACTGGGCGGACCGGGTCGCGGTCACCGGGGCCAACGGCGCCGGCAAGTCCACTCTGCTGGGCGCGCTGCTCGGCCGTGTCCCGCTCGACTCGGGGCATGCGGCGCTCGGCTCCGGCGTCCTGGTCGGCGAGGTCGACCAGGCCCGCAAGCTGTTCCACGGCCCCGAGACCCTGCTCGACGCCTTCTGCGCGGCCGTACCCGACACCGAGCCGGCCGACGTCCGCACCCTGCTCGCCAAGTTCGGCCTCAGATCGGACCACGTCCTGCGCCCGGCCGCGACCCTCTCCCCGGGCGAACGCACCCGCGCCGCCCTGGCCCTCCTCCAGGGCCGGGGCGTCAACCTCCTGGTCCTGGACGAGCCCACCAACCACCTCGACCTGCCCGCCATCGAGCAGCTGGAACAGGCCCTCGACGCCTACGAGGGCACGCTGCTCCTGGTCACCCACGACCGGCGCATGCTCGACGCGGTCCGGGTCACCCGGCGCCTGGAGGTGGCGGACGGGAAGGTGACGGAACGCTAG
- a CDS encoding Tex family protein, which produces MTTPGSIEAGSIEGRIAEELGVRERQVKAAVELLDGGSTVPFIARYRKEATEMLDDAQLRTIEERLRYLRELEERRAAILESVREQGKLTDELEARIRGAETKARLEDIYLPYKPKRRTKAQIAREAGLEPLAEGLLGDPAVEPLAAAAAFVDADKGVADPQAALDGARAILTERFSEDADLIGELRERMWVRGRLAAKVREGKEEAGAKFADYFDFAQPFTELPSHRILAMLRGEKEEVLDLVLEPEEPTEGPSSYEGMVAHRFGIADRGRPADKWLTDTVRWAWRTRILVHLGIDLRLRLRTAAEDEAVNVFAANLRDLLLAAPAGTRATLGLDPGFRTGVKVAVVDATGKVVATDVIYPHVPANKWDEALAKLARLAEEHAVELVAIGNGTASRETDKLAGELIAKHPELKLTKVMVSEAGASVYSASQYASQELPGMDVSLRGAVSIARRLQDPLAELVKIDPKSIGVGQYQHDLSEVKLSRSLDAVVEDCVNGVGVDVNTASVPLLSRVSGISSGLAENIVAHRDANGPFASRSELKKVARLGPKAYEQCAGFLRIRGGHDPLDASSVHPEAYPVVRRMVKAAGQEVASLIGNTGVLRSLKPSDFVDDTFGLPTVSDILKELEKPGRDPRPAFKTAVFKEGVEKISDLSAGMILEGVVTNVAAFGAFVDIGVHQDGLVHVSAMSRTFVKDPRDVAKPGDIVKVKVLDVDIPRKRIALTLRLDDEAAPQGGQGGGRQQRGGGRPPQQRQGGQGQGQRQGRGGGDRGGRQAPPPANSAMADALRRAGLLDPKKR; this is translated from the coding sequence GTGACGACACCCGGATCCATCGAAGCAGGATCCATCGAAGGCAGGATCGCCGAGGAACTCGGCGTACGGGAGCGGCAGGTGAAGGCCGCGGTGGAACTGCTCGACGGCGGTTCCACCGTGCCCTTCATCGCCCGCTACCGCAAGGAAGCGACCGAGATGCTCGACGACGCGCAGCTGCGCACGATCGAGGAGCGGCTGCGCTATCTGCGGGAGCTGGAGGAGCGGCGGGCCGCGATCCTGGAGTCGGTGCGCGAGCAGGGCAAGCTCACGGACGAGCTGGAGGCCCGGATCCGCGGCGCCGAGACCAAGGCGCGGCTGGAGGACATCTACCTCCCCTACAAGCCCAAGCGGCGCACCAAGGCGCAGATCGCGCGCGAGGCAGGTCTGGAGCCGCTGGCGGAGGGCCTGCTGGGCGACCCTGCGGTGGAGCCGCTGGCGGCCGCGGCCGCGTTCGTGGACGCCGACAAGGGCGTCGCCGATCCGCAGGCCGCCCTGGACGGCGCGCGGGCGATCCTCACCGAGCGCTTCTCGGAGGACGCCGACCTGATCGGCGAGCTGCGCGAGCGCATGTGGGTGCGCGGGCGGCTGGCCGCCAAGGTGCGGGAGGGCAAGGAGGAGGCGGGGGCGAAGTTCGCCGACTACTTCGACTTCGCCCAGCCGTTCACGGAGCTGCCCTCGCACCGCATCCTCGCGATGCTGCGCGGTGAGAAGGAGGAGGTCCTCGACCTCGTCCTGGAGCCGGAGGAGCCCACGGAGGGTCCGTCCTCGTACGAGGGCATGGTCGCGCACCGGTTCGGGATCGCCGACCGGGGCCGCCCCGCCGACAAGTGGCTGACGGACACCGTCCGCTGGGCCTGGCGCACCCGCATCCTCGTACACCTCGGCATCGACCTGCGCCTCAGGCTGCGTACGGCCGCCGAGGACGAGGCGGTGAACGTGTTCGCGGCGAACCTGCGCGACCTGCTGCTGGCCGCCCCGGCGGGCACGCGCGCGACGCTGGGTCTGGACCCGGGTTTCCGTACGGGCGTGAAGGTCGCCGTGGTCGACGCGACCGGCAAGGTCGTCGCCACGGACGTGATCTACCCGCACGTCCCCGCCAACAAGTGGGACGAGGCCCTCGCCAAGCTGGCGCGGCTCGCCGAGGAGCACGCGGTCGAGCTGGTCGCGATCGGCAACGGCACGGCGTCCCGCGAGACCGACAAGCTCGCCGGTGAACTGATCGCCAAACACCCGGAGTTGAAGCTCACCAAGGTGATGGTGTCCGAGGCGGGCGCGTCGGTGTACTCGGCGTCGCAGTACGCCTCGCAGGAGCTGCCCGGCATGGACGTGTCGCTGCGCGGCGCGGTCTCCATCGCCCGGCGCCTGCAGGATCCGCTGGCCGAGCTGGTGAAGATCGACCCGAAGTCCATCGGCGTCGGCCAGTACCAGCACGACCTGTCCGAGGTGAAGCTGTCGCGCTCGCTGGACGCGGTGGTGGAGGACTGTGTGAACGGCGTCGGCGTGGACGTCAACACCGCGTCCGTACCGCTGCTTTCGCGAGTGTCGGGCATCTCCTCGGGCCTCGCCGAGAACATCGTGGCGCACCGGGACGCGAACGGCCCGTTCGCGTCCCGTTCGGAGCTGAAGAAGGTGGCGCGGCTCGGCCCGAAGGCGTACGAGCAGTGCGCGGGCTTCCTGCGCATCCGCGGCGGCCACGACCCGCTGGACGCCTCCAGCGTGCACCCCGAGGCCTACCCGGTGGTCCGCCGCATGGTGAAGGCGGCCGGCCAGGAGGTGGCCTCCCTCATCGGCAACACCGGTGTGCTGCGCTCGCTGAAGCCGTCCGACTTCGTGGACGACACGTTCGGTCTGCCGACGGTGTCGGACATTCTCAAGGAGCTGGAGAAGCCGGGGCGCGACCCGCGTCCGGCCTTCAAGACCGCCGTGTTCAAGGAGGGCGTGGAGAAGATCTCCGACCTGTCCGCCGGGATGATCCTGGAGGGCGTGGTGACGAACGTGGCCGCCTTCGGCGCGTTCGTGGACATCGGCGTCCACCAGGACGGTCTGGTGCACGTGTCGGCGATGTCCAGGACGTTCGTCAAGGACCCGCGCGATGTCGCCAAGCCCGGTGACATCGTCAAGGTGAAGGTCCTGGACGTGGACATCCCGCGCAAGCGGATCGCGCTGACCCTGCGCCTGGACGACGAGGCGGCCCCGCAGGGCGGCCAGGGCGGCGGACGGCAGCAGCGCGGTGGCGGACGGCCGCCCCAGCAGCGCCAGGGCGGCCAGGGTCAGGGCCAGCGGCAGGGCCGTGGCGGCGGCGACCGGGGCGGCCGCCAGGCCCCGCCGCCCGCGAACAGCGCGATGGCCGACGCACTGCGCCGCGCGGGCCTGCTGGACCCGAAGAAGCGCTGA
- a CDS encoding M1 family metallopeptidase, translating to MHRRIIAPGALAAASLLLAIPASAASYSPGAPGIGDAYYPDYGNGGYDVSHYDLRLQYQPKSDELQGTATILAKTTQDLSSFDLDFLLNVSEVRVNGAEAAFTTSGQHELVITPKTPLAKGTPITVVVRYSGVPSAKSAYGFTTWHRTPDGAIAADEPEAAWWWFPSNDHPSDKATYDVSVAVPDGTQVLSNGTLQSTSSKLGWTRYNWRQNKPQATYLATLAIGKFDVTTSTSDGGVPVINAYSKDLGDNDGAARASVERTGELVDWLSGYFGPYPFSTAGGYVPNTTTGYALETQTRVYYSPKQFANGANTSVVVHELAHQWYGDDVSLKGWKDIWINEGFARYAQWLWSEHEGEGTTQELADYVYTSHPADDAFWSVKPGDPGPDDQFDIAVYDRGALAIQALRNAIGDDAFFRILKGWPQEHAYGNASVADFERYAEQVSGKPLASLFDTWLFQPSKPAAPAARAASLPKAATTVTQPKSWKKIEATNDIHDTHAH from the coding sequence GTGCACCGCAGAATCATCGCGCCGGGCGCACTCGCGGCGGCCTCCCTCCTGCTGGCGATCCCGGCATCGGCCGCGAGCTACTCCCCCGGCGCGCCGGGCATCGGCGACGCCTACTACCCCGACTACGGCAACGGTGGCTACGACGTCTCCCACTACGACCTGAGGCTGCAGTACCAGCCGAAGTCGGACGAGTTGCAGGGCACGGCGACGATCCTGGCGAAGACCACGCAGGACCTGTCCAGCTTCGACCTGGACTTCCTGCTGAACGTGAGCGAGGTGCGGGTCAACGGCGCCGAGGCCGCCTTCACCACCTCCGGGCAGCACGAGCTGGTCATCACGCCGAAGACCCCGCTGGCCAAGGGCACGCCGATCACGGTCGTCGTCCGCTACAGCGGGGTGCCGTCCGCGAAGAGCGCCTACGGCTTCACCACCTGGCACCGCACGCCCGACGGCGCGATCGCGGCCGACGAGCCCGAGGCCGCCTGGTGGTGGTTCCCGAGCAACGACCACCCGAGCGACAAGGCCACCTACGATGTGTCGGTGGCCGTGCCGGACGGCACCCAGGTCCTCTCCAACGGCACGCTCCAGTCGACCAGTTCGAAGCTGGGCTGGACCCGCTACAACTGGCGGCAGAACAAGCCGCAGGCGACTTATCTGGCCACGCTCGCCATCGGCAAGTTCGACGTCACGACCAGCACCTCCGACGGCGGGGTGCCGGTCATCAACGCCTACAGCAAGGACCTCGGCGACAACGACGGGGCCGCGCGGGCGAGCGTGGAGCGCACCGGGGAGCTCGTCGACTGGCTGAGCGGCTACTTCGGGCCCTACCCGTTCAGCACGGCCGGCGGATATGTGCCGAACACCACCACCGGGTACGCGCTGGAGACCCAGACCCGCGTCTACTACAGCCCCAAGCAGTTCGCGAACGGCGCCAACACCTCCGTGGTCGTGCACGAGCTGGCCCACCAGTGGTACGGCGACGACGTGTCGCTGAAGGGCTGGAAGGACATCTGGATCAACGAGGGCTTCGCCCGGTACGCGCAGTGGCTGTGGTCGGAGCACGAGGGCGAGGGCACCACACAGGAACTCGCCGACTACGTGTACACCTCCCACCCTGCCGACGACGCGTTCTGGTCGGTCAAGCCCGGCGACCCGGGCCCGGACGACCAGTTCGACATCGCCGTCTACGACCGCGGAGCGCTCGCGATCCAGGCGCTGCGCAACGCGATCGGTGACGACGCGTTCTTCCGGATCCTGAAGGGCTGGCCGCAGGAGCACGCGTACGGCAACGCCTCGGTGGCCGACTTCGAGCGGTACGCCGAGCAGGTCTCCGGCAAGCCGCTCGCCTCGCTGTTCGACACCTGGCTGTTCCAGCCGTCGAAGCCGGCCGCACCCGCGGCACGCGCCGCGTCCCTGCCGAAGGCGGCCACGACGGTGACCCAGCCGAAGTCGTGGAAGAAGATCGAGGCGACGAACGACATCCACGACACGCACGCACACTGA
- a CDS encoding Xaa-Pro dipeptidyl-peptidase, producing MPIRTLIRTRSTTWRALATAIVVILTAAFLTPSAAQAAGHESRTTRESRPVYSYAHAVRESVWVDTGLDEDGDGRTDRVAADIVRPAEPARQGRKVPVIMDASPYYSCCGRGNESQVKTYDAHGHVVQMPLFYDNYFVPRGYAFVGVDLAGTDRSDGCVDVGGRSDIQSAKAVVDWLNGRATAYTSRTGSKTVKAGWTNGRTGMIGKSWDATIANGVAATGVQGLKTIVPVSGISSWYDYYFAQGAPLYAEGPADLAGYVESDAAHTHCAAVQRKLTDGSPRSGDWTGLWTERDYVKDAAKVRASVFLVHGMQDLNVRTKHFGQWWDALAQHGVQRKIWLSQTGHVDPFDYRRGAWVDTLHRWFDHELLGYDNGIDREPMADIERHPDQWVTSRVWPPQTTRTTVLHPASGTQAGVGTLGLRPGTGTETFTDDPKLSETDWAAHLTTATSEKAGFLTGPLTHDLHLSGSPTVTVTATPTTASAHLSAVLVDLGPDTIRDYADAAEGITTLTDRTCWGDSTAGDSACFKETKAKTAKVDYTVFSRGWADLGHYASLAKGVPLTPGKAYTMTLRLAATDHVVPKGHRLALIIAGTDKDLIDPPATKPSLTVDLSGTTAGLPLVGGAPAFVLATSGTKVSAPAPTVLNGVRAPSPAHHPIPG from the coding sequence ATGCCGATTCGCACCCTGATCCGCACGCGCTCCACGACCTGGAGAGCGCTCGCGACCGCGATCGTCGTCATCCTGACGGCCGCGTTCCTCACCCCGTCCGCCGCGCAGGCCGCAGGCCACGAGAGCCGGACCACCCGCGAGAGCCGGCCGGTCTACTCCTACGCCCACGCCGTCCGCGAGTCCGTATGGGTGGACACGGGGCTCGACGAGGACGGCGACGGCCGGACCGACCGCGTCGCCGCCGACATCGTCCGGCCCGCCGAACCCGCCCGGCAGGGCCGCAAGGTGCCGGTCATCATGGACGCCAGCCCCTACTACTCCTGCTGCGGACGCGGCAACGAGAGCCAGGTCAAGACGTACGACGCGCATGGCCATGTCGTCCAGATGCCGCTGTTCTACGACAACTACTTCGTGCCCCGCGGCTACGCCTTCGTCGGTGTCGACCTCGCCGGCACCGACCGCTCCGACGGCTGCGTCGACGTCGGCGGCCGCTCCGACATCCAGTCCGCGAAGGCCGTCGTCGACTGGCTGAACGGACGCGCCACGGCGTACACGAGCCGCACCGGGAGCAAGACCGTCAAAGCCGGCTGGACCAACGGCAGGACGGGCATGATCGGCAAGAGCTGGGACGCCACGATCGCCAACGGCGTCGCCGCCACCGGCGTCCAGGGCCTGAAGACCATCGTCCCGGTCAGCGGCATCTCCTCCTGGTACGACTACTACTTCGCACAGGGCGCCCCGCTGTACGCCGAAGGCCCCGCCGACCTCGCCGGCTATGTCGAAAGCGACGCGGCGCACACCCACTGCGCGGCCGTACAGAGGAAACTCACCGACGGCAGCCCGCGCAGCGGCGACTGGACCGGGCTGTGGACCGAGCGGGACTACGTCAAGGACGCGGCCAAGGTGCGCGCCAGCGTGTTCCTGGTGCACGGCATGCAGGACCTCAACGTCCGCACCAAGCACTTCGGCCAGTGGTGGGACGCCCTCGCCCAGCACGGTGTGCAGCGCAAGATCTGGCTGTCCCAGACCGGGCACGTCGACCCCTTCGACTACCGGCGCGGCGCCTGGGTCGACACCCTGCACCGCTGGTTCGACCATGAACTCCTCGGCTACGACAACGGCATCGACCGCGAGCCGATGGCCGACATCGAACGCCACCCCGACCAGTGGGTCACGTCCCGTGTCTGGCCCCCGCAGACCACCCGTACCACCGTCCTGCACCCGGCCTCCGGCACCCAGGCCGGCGTCGGCACGCTCGGGCTGCGTCCGGGCACCGGCACCGAGACCTTCACCGACGACCCGAAGCTGAGCGAGACGGACTGGGCCGCGCATCTGACCACGGCCACCTCCGAGAAGGCCGGCTTCCTCACCGGGCCGCTCACCCATGACCTGCACCTGTCCGGCTCCCCCACGGTGACGGTCACCGCGACCCCGACCACCGCCTCGGCCCACCTCTCCGCCGTCCTGGTCGACCTCGGCCCGGACACGATCCGCGACTACGCGGACGCCGCCGAGGGCATCACCACCCTCACCGACCGCACCTGCTGGGGCGACAGCACGGCCGGGGACAGCGCCTGTTTCAAGGAGACCAAGGCCAAGACGGCCAAGGTCGACTACACCGTGTTCAGCCGCGGCTGGGCCGACCTCGGCCACTACGCCTCCCTCGCGAAGGGCGTTCCCCTCACCCCGGGGAAGGCTTACACCATGACGCTGCGGCTGGCGGCCACCGACCACGTCGTCCCCAAGGGGCACCGGCTGGCCCTGATCATCGCGGGTACGGACAAGGACCTCATCGACCCGCCCGCCACCAAGCCGAGCCTCACGGTCGATCTGTCCGGTACGACGGCCGGCCTCCCGCTGGTCGGCGGCGCACCGGCGTTCGTCCTCGCCACGTCCGGCACGAAGGTGTCGGCGCCCGCGCCGACGGTCCTGAACGGCGTCCGGGCACCGAGCCCGGCTCATCACCCCATCCCGGGGTAG
- a CDS encoding adenosine kinase, with protein sequence MTVRNDVLVLGGAGVDTIIHVPALPLPYADSYMIDSGIRTRAGQTGDFVALGLAALGLRTHHLDLVGEDPEGDLVRALHREHGIGLTALAQPAGTKRAVNLVGPDGRRLSLYDTSRARPGDRFPPELLRTLAGASRHVHVTITQPCAEAVPLLTATGVPLSTDLHDWDGENGYHEPFAYAADVVFLSAAALTDPERTMRRIAERGRAGTVVATAGAEGAYLLADGELTRVPAALPPAPVVDSNGAGDAFAAAFLYGRLAGEPPETCARYGAVAGAYACTVPASRAESIGRAELLERATEPRP encoded by the coding sequence ATGACCGTACGGAACGACGTGCTGGTGCTGGGCGGAGCCGGCGTGGACACGATCATCCACGTCCCCGCACTGCCCCTCCCGTACGCCGACAGCTACATGATCGACTCCGGGATCCGCACCCGGGCCGGGCAGACCGGCGACTTCGTGGCGCTGGGCCTCGCCGCACTGGGCCTGCGCACCCACCACCTCGACCTCGTCGGTGAGGACCCCGAGGGCGATCTGGTGCGCGCCCTGCACCGCGAGCACGGCATCGGACTGACCGCGCTCGCGCAGCCCGCCGGCACCAAGCGGGCGGTCAACCTCGTCGGTCCGGACGGCCGCCGCCTGTCCCTGTACGACACCAGCCGCGCCCGCCCCGGCGACCGCTTCCCACCGGAGCTGCTGCGCACGCTGGCCGGGGCGAGCCGGCATGTGCACGTGACGATCACCCAGCCCTGCGCCGAAGCCGTGCCGCTGCTGACCGCGACGGGCGTACCCCTGTCCACGGATCTGCACGACTGGGACGGGGAGAACGGATACCACGAGCCGTTCGCGTACGCGGCGGACGTCGTCTTCCTGTCCGCCGCCGCGCTGACCGACCCCGAGCGGACCATGCGGCGCATCGCCGAACGGGGCCGGGCCGGCACGGTCGTCGCCACCGCCGGAGCCGAGGGCGCGTATCTGCTGGCCGACGGCGAGCTGACCCGGGTGCCCGCGGCGTTGCCGCCCGCCCCGGTGGTGGATTCCAACGGCGCGGGCGACGCCTTCGCCGCCGCGTTCCTCTACGGCCGCCTCGCCGGCGAGCCGCCCGAGACCTGCGCGCGCTACGGCGCCGTCGCGGGAGCGTATGCCTGCACGGTCCCGGCCTCCCGAGCGGAGTCGATAGGCCGGGCCGAGCTACTCGAACGGGCGACGGAACCGAGACCCTAG